The Solanum pennellii chromosome 7, SPENNV200 DNA segment AGACCTGTTCTCATTTCCTATATTAGAAAGAGAACTTTCCACTTGTCTTTTTGTAACATACAACACATAGTCCCCACTAATCGGCTCTAGGGAGGATAAAATGTATGCAAACCTTACTCCCTTACCCTTATAGATGAAAACATGTTTTTAAGAGAACCTTGGCTCAAGTAACTCATGACAANTCCTCATTTCCTATATTAGAAAGAGAACTTTCCACTTGTCTTTTTGTAACATACAACACATAGCCCCCACTGATCGGCTCTAGGGAGGATAAAATGTATGCAAACCTTACCCCCTTACCCTTATAGATGAAAACATGTTTTTAAGAGAACCTTGGCTCAAGTAACTCATGACAAAATTAAGTCATATCATATCATGAAATGGACCTAGTATAGGACTTGATAACTTGAAGTACACGAGTTTCAATAATGTTCTTGAATGTGTTCTAGACCTCTCTGGTTAATTCAGTTTAACTTTCAAAACGAAGTTACAGATGAAGTTGTCTAGCTTATGTTGGCACAAACATTGAAATAGTTGTAACATATTGGCCTTTGTCATTTTATATGGATTGAACTGAAAATCTGGACTTGGTTTATGTAATTGTGGTGTAAAAACAATTTGAAGATGAATGATTAGGCTAATTTGGCTATTTGGCTGTTGAAATTGCAGGAGAAAATCCCCATTGAAGAAGTGTTTGAACAACTGAAATGTTCACGAGAGGGTCTGACTTCGGACGAAGGAGCCAACAGGCTTCAAATCTTTGGACCGAACAAGTtggaagagaaaaaagaaagcaAAATACTGAAGTTCCTTGGGTTTATGTGGAATCCTCTGTCATGGGTTATGGAGATGGCGGCTATCATGGCCATTGCACTGGCTAATGGAGATGGGAAGCCCCCAGATTGGCAAGATTTTGTTGGTATTGTTTGCTTGCTGGTGATCAATTCAACTATCAGTTTTATTGAAGAAAACAATGCTGGCAATGCTGCTGCAGCTCTTATGGCTGGGCTTGCTCCCAAAACCAAGGTTCTTAGAGATGGGCGCTGGAGTGAACAGGAAGCTGCTATTCTAGTGCCTGGTGATATTATAAGTGTCAAGTTGGGAGACATTGTTCCTGCTGATGCTCGTCTTCTTGAAGGTGATCCTTTAAAGATTGATCAATCTGCCCTTACAGGAGAATCTCTTCCCGTGACAAAGAATCCTGGAGATGAAGTTTTCTCTGGATCAACCTGCAAACAAGGTGAACTTGAAGCTGTAGTCATTGCCACTGGAGTTCACACTTTCTTTGGCAAGGCAGCACACCTTGTTGACAGTACAAACAATGTTGGTCATTTCCAGAAAGTGCTAACAGCCATAGGAAACTTCTGTATCTGTTCCATTGCTATTGGTATGCTGGTTGAGATTATTGTCATGTATCCAATCCAGCACAGGAAGTACAGGGATGGAATTGACAATCTCTTGGTGCTCCTTATTGGTGGTATTCCCATTGCTATGCCTACTGTGTTGTCAGTCACTATGGCTATTGGATCCCATAGGCTCTCCCAGCAGGGTGCCATCACCAAGAGAATGACTGCTATTGAAGAAATGGCTGGAATGGATGTGTTGTGCAGTGACAAGACAGGTACCTTGACTCTTAACAAGTTGAGTGTCGACAGAAGCTTGGTTGAAGTGTTTACTAAGGGAGTAGATAAAGAATATGTGCTCCTCCTTGCCGCAAGGGCCTCTAGAGTTGAAAATCAGGATGCAATTGATGCTTGCATGGTTGGCATGCTTGCCGATCCAAAAGAGGCACGAGCTGGTATCAGGGAGGTGCATTTCTTGCCCTTCAATCCAGTGGACAAGAGAACTGCTTTAACATATATTGACAGCAATGGCAACTGGCACCGTGCCAGCAAGGGAGCTCCTGAGCAGGTACCTAGGTTCTCAGTTACAATTACATTGGCCTCCTCTATATTACAATTTCTGCAACCTGTTACTAATATTATAATTTGCATCAGATTTTGGACCTATGTAACTGTAAGGAAGATGTCAGGAGAAAGGTTCATGCAATGATCGATAAATACGCTGAGCGTGGGTTGAGGTCACTGGCTGTAGCTAGACAGGTTTGTAATACTGAATTTAAGGTTGCAGATTTTGGTCTGGAATAGATGTACATTTGTCAAATCGTTATTTAACTTGTTTGCAGGAAGTGCCAGAGAAATCAAAAGAGAGCGCTGGAGGTCCATGGCAATTTGTTGGATTGCTACCCCTCTTTGATCCTCCCAGGCATGATAGTGCTGAGACCATCCGTAGAGCTCTCAACCTTGGTGTAAATGTTAAGATGATCACTGGGGATCAATTGGCTATTGCCAAGGAGACTGGCCGTAGGCTTGGAATGGGAACAAACATGTACCCATCAGCATCTTTACTTGGTCAAGACAAGGATTCAGCTATTGCTTCACTTCCTGTAGAAGAGTTGATTGAGAAGGCAGATGGATTTGCTGGAGTATTTCCTGGTCAGTGTCAATCTATTTTGTTGGAAGTATTTAAAACTACCAAACCTTAATCTAGATGATGActgttttcttttcttgtttgacAGAGCACAAATATGAGATTGTGAAGAAGTTGCAGGAGAGAAAGCACATTGTGGGAATGACTGGTGATGGTGTGAACGATGCTCCTGCTTTGAAGAAGGCAGATATCGGTATTGCTGTTGCAGATGCTACTGATGCAGCACGAGGTGCTTCTGATATCGTGCTCACTGAGCCAGGTCTAAGCGTTATCATCAGTGCTGTGTTGACCAGTAGAGCTATTTTCCAGAGGATGAAGAATTACACAGTTAGTAAatcttaaattaatatattccAGTTGAGACCCCTAATGTTTTAAATATCAAGCCCCATTAATTTCGTTCAACTCTTGTTTTGACAGATATATGCAGTTTCCATCACAATCCGTATTGTGGTATGTCCCAAGTTGATATTAAATGTGATAAAGTCAAATATCTCATTAtattatttgaagttttgaGTTTAATTGCTTGTGTTTTCCTCTCTGCAGTTTGGTTTCATGCTTATTGCTCTAATCTGGAAGTACGACTTCTCTGCATTTATGGTTTTGATCATTGCCATCCTAAATGACGGTAATGTCATATATACGAATCACAAAATCACGCAATCACATCGTACCTCATTTGCAAGAGACTAATACACTTTTCTGGTCCAGGAACCATTATGACAATCTCAAAGGATAGAGTGAAACCATCTCCAATGCCTGATAGCTGGAAGTTGAATGAAATCTTTGCAACTGGTGTTGTTCTTGGAGGGTACCAAGCATTGATGACTGTTATTTTCTTCTGGGCGATGCATGACACTAGTTTCTTCACGGTAAGTTTCTTGATGCAAGACAGTATGATTCTTTTActatcaaataatattttgtataatcATTTCTAATGGTGTTGTGTCATTATATAGGACAAATTTGGTGTGAAGGATATTAGGGAAAGTGATGAAGAAATGATGTCTGCTTTGTACCTTCAAGTGAGTATTATCAGCCAGGCTTTGATTTTCGTGACCCGTTCACGAAGCTGGTCCTTCGTTGAACGCCCAGGAGCTCTGTTAATGATTGCTTTCTTGATTGCCCAACTGGTAAGTTGTTGTACTTGGTCGGCTAGTATTATAGATATCTCTTTCGTAGTTCATGACTAAACTTATGAATTGGATTGTGCAGGTTGCCACTTTAATTGCTGTCTATGCCGACTGGACTTTTGCAAGAGTCAAAGGATGTGGATGGGGATGGGCTGGTGTCATCTGGATTTTCAGCNGGTCGGCTAGTATTATAGATATCTCTTTCGTAGTTCATGACTAAACTTATGAATTGGATTGTGCAGGTTGCCACTTTAATTGCTGTCTATGCCGAGTGGACTTTTGCAAGAGTCAAAGGATGTGGATGGGGATGGGCTGGTGTCATCTGGATTTTCAGCATTGTTACCTACTTCCCACTTGACATAATGAAATTCGCCATCCGTTACATCTTAAGTGGAAAGGCTTGGAATAACTTGCTTGACAACAAGGTAAACTATACTGGCCAACtttaattatttccttggaacaCACAGTAACTAACTAACGACTTGGGGTAAAAACAGACTGCTTTCACCACGAAGAAAGACTATGGAAAAGAAGAGAGGGAAGCTCAATGGGCACTTGCTCAGAGAACTTTACATGGACTTCAACCACCAGAAGCGTCAAACCTGTTCAACGAAAAGAACAGCTACCGGGAACTGTCTGAAATTGCTGAACAAGCAAAGAGAAGAGCAGAGATGGCAAGGCTTCGTGAGCTGCACACACTCAAGGGTCATGTTGAATCAGTGGTGAAGCTGAAAGGTCTGGATATCGAAACGATCCAGCAGCATTATACAGTTTAAGAAAGATAATCATGATACACACAAGAAAAGGGAATGGCAGGCTCTGATAAATCTCATGTTAATTATTAattagagaagaagagagagacAAGCTTTTGGCCTTTAACcacataaacaaaaaaacattGTCTTTAAGATAAAGGGGGAAAACATTGTCTTGTGTTATCTTTCCCCCCTCTCATCTATTTTCTTTAACTTCgttatgttatattttgaaGCACCACCCATTGAAAGGGATTGTGTCCatgttttttccaaaattttaatgGTGAAGTGACATTTCCTTGTAACAACAGTTTTTTCTTACAATTTCCTTcacctctttttttcttcatttgatgtCGACGATAacgtctctctctctctctgctTTTTTGCACATTCACTGTTGTATGTGacccttgatgaaaataatattactcaaacactaaatttctttttctcttctaaCTTGTTTGTTGTTAATTAAATGATACATTCATTTCAGTGCATTCTAATAATATCTGCATTTCTACGACTATTATTCAAGCAATCAAAAGTTTAAGATTTCAATGCATCTTTTATATATTCACAGTATCCTAAATTTCATCCCTTTGCATGGCTATTTACTACATTATATAATTGAAACAACTACGCAAATTAATATCCATTTGTGTGGTTCTTATCACTACATGTGGATTTGCTTGAAATGTTCTTTGAAACAACTATTATTCAATCCAAAAGTTCAGATTTAAATGCATCTTCTTAATATGTATTTGTTTGAAAAACTCTTTATTATTCAAAAGTGAGGATTTCAACTTATTCTAATAATATCTACATTGTCCTAAATTTCATTCNTTTTCTTTGAAACAACTATTATTCAATCCAAAAGTTCAGATTTAAATGCATCTTCTTAATATGTATTTGTTTGAAAAACTCTTTATTATTCAAAAGTGAGGATTTCAACTTATTCTAATAATATCTACATTGTCCTAAATTTCATTCCTTTGTAATATCAAATGCTATATGTATCACAAATCACTAGTTCCAAACTGACTTTTTTCGTTTTGAGagaattaattttaattgaaaaggGAAGAGCAACATGTCATATATGAAGtccaagttttattagatatataaaatttaatttttttaagtcaatattttttctcataaacatgaaaattcaaattgtgaagCTACAGATTTTTTTATCCAATTCTTATTTACAATCTTATCAAAATGAGCAAATCATAGTTTATAAATAAGATGTCGGAACATCCTAAGGTGCGGACTGATAGATAACATATCTTCGTGTTCCTTCTATAATTAAATGTTTCCGCTTACAAActtttaaatacatataaagaTTCATGTCAATAATACTAGTAACTAGTTATTCTTTATTATAATCCTTTCACATGATGCAAACAATTTCTTCACGCTCAACACagaattttcttaataaaatttttgaaacaatgaatttttttaatatataaaatacaaatttatgggtcaaatttcatatttgaaaaattacttaaaaatcatgatttcagatttcaaatcatgatttttggacaatctaaatttcaaaatttggatattCAACTGTCTATCTGAAATTATGACTCCATATCATAGATTCAAATACAAACTTAATTGGAGTTGTAATTGGCTCTTGGTTTGTTAATGGGTTCACACAATAAGTTTGTGATTTCACTTTTGGCCTACAATCGCATGAGCAAATTGAGTAATTGACTCCTTGGTGTTCACAAGagacaattatattttttttaataataataaagtaggTGCACAAATAACTTTATCAAACCTAAATTGTCATTTTGAATGAAATCATGAACAAGTAGATAGGAAAGAATCCatcaaaatagtttttaaaattaataaatttaaagggTTTTTTCTATATTATCTTCATATCTTTTTTAGATATCCTAAAATCTCAAAGACCAATGTAATCCTGCCAgctatatataacatataagtGCTTAATGATCTTATTTTTTCAGAATTTTCACTTTTcctaaattttaattacttaataAATATGTCCATATAAAAGGTCAACATCAgatattaaattaaactattCTATCAGAAtactacaaaaataattatcaagttataTATGTAGCTTCTTAAAAAAAAACGTATGCATTAGCAAAATATTTAGCTATTTTcaagaaacataataaaagttcctatacaaataaaaattttgtttgtacaacataattttttctacactttataaaatgtaagaaaaagtttcactatacaaagtgtaagaaaaatttttactttttacatatattaaaatatacccGTTATGAGACTTACGAAAAATATTTAGGATGTTAAATAAGTAAAGTTTTTTCTTCCACTAAACCTATTTTAATTACTTCCTAAAATAGTGGCTTACtttgatcatttttattttttgagggCTTATTTATGTTCTTAACTCCAATATGTGATTGTTGTTAtgaagataaattattttgaatataaaaaagattcttaaaattatcaaaataaaaagtacaaatcaaatcaaatttcgTCAGTTTCTGTAACTAAAATACCAAAGCCAAAACCAAACTATACAAACAaaagtcattttcttcttctactttgattcaattttttgaatACCTCCGTAAGAATAGTACTAAATATttctcataaaaaattattatagcaattagagaaaaatatagtaatttaataattaactaaaactataaatgataaaaggCCATTTGGACCACCACAACATTATTAGGCATGTTGATGGATATTTATGATGTCATTCTGCAAACACACGTCTAAGTTCTAACTATTAATAAAGACGTTAAGAATTTTAATACTCTCTCGGTTTTAAAAAGGATGTctcaatttcctttttagtctggtttttaaaaaaggatgatCCCTTTCCATTTTTGgcaatattttaactttaattttccacgtgacatgtttaagaccacaagattaaagggtattttggtacatttgacataactttaatttagaaccacaagattaaaaagtcttctttcttttcttaaactctgttccaagtcaaactagaccatCCTTTTTTAAACGGATGGAGTATGTTGTTTGGTTCAAGAATAAAAGTTGAACATGTCCAATGCCACTAGAGTATACTCTTTCCGCTTCATATTAGGGGTGCAAAAATTGGACTAACTGACAAAACGAGCCAAAAAATGTTACTAACTTattgttattgggttatcgaTTATTTAAttgttctataaaaaaattatcggATTATTGATtcgatattaattttttaatattgagtTATTGGATTAATTGATAACTCATTacgaataaaataatttactattCTAATTTTTAGTcacataaatatcaaaaaaaaaatattaatataatcacATATTAGACTCTAACTATAAGAACCCTACACAATCAACATACTTAATTAACTCTACCCTCTGTATTTATCTTTAGATTTTAGCATTACTTTGGTCTTCTTCAGGTTCAGAACGTCAAAAACCTAAAGAACTAAGAACGATGACGATGACAAAGGTTAGGCAATGACTAGGGTTGTGAATTATGAGTATTTGTTGTACTTTTACTACACTAAGAAGAATATTTGCACTCAATGAGTAATTAGATTTATCTCTTGTTTATTTCACGTTAAATTATTGGACaagtcatatttttattttgagatcattttgttattggttaaataaaaaattgaactaataaagaccaaaatcaataaatcaaaaACTGATAACAAATATCTTATCGTTTTGGTTATTggtttatatttaaaaaacaaaaataaaaaatcgatAAATCGAACAGATAATAATTGAAATCTAACCGAACCAACCGATACACCCCCACATATTACCGAGGAAGGGAAAATCACATCACACTTAAATTTGAGAGAGAATTGTATAAAGTATAATTGATCcgaaaatattactaaaatggGTGAAAGTTGAAATTTAAGAAGGGGTGGAGTCGACTTGAGATCGTGAAGTCGACTGTTCCTACATGTTAGTTTAACagaatataaataatcaaagatacaaaatataaaagaagacACAATGTTTTTTTACTGATTCGAATCACTGATATGACACCTAATCTagttttcttgaatttctttaGAACCTCATGAGAACTTTTAGTTTGGACAATAATGTAAACCTAGAGCAATGTGGATGTGCGAATTAAAGTTGACTATATTTACACAATCTCTACTTGTATATATaacga contains these protein-coding regions:
- the LOC107025744 gene encoding plasma membrane ATPase 4 isoform X1 — translated: MAKAISLEEIKNETVDLEKIPIEEVFEQLKCSREGLTSDEGANRLQIFGPNKLEEKKESKILKFLGFMWNPLSWVMEMAAIMAIALANGDGKPPDWQDFVGIVCLLVINSTISFIEENNAGNAAAALMAGLAPKTKVLRDGRWSEQEAAILVPGDIISVKLGDIVPADARLLEGDPLKIDQSALTGESLPVTKNPGDEVFSGSTCKQGELEAVVIATGVHTFFGKAAHLVDSTNNVGHFQKVLTAIGNFCICSIAIGMLVEIIVMYPIQHRKYRDGIDNLLVLLIGGIPIAMPTVLSVTMAIGSHRLSQQGAITKRMTAIEEMAGMDVLCSDKTGTLTLNKLSVDRSLVEVFTKGVDKEYVLLLAARASRVENQDAIDACMVGMLADPKEARAGIREVHFLPFNPVDKRTALTYIDSNGNWHRASKGAPEQILDLCNCKEDVRRKVHAMIDKYAERGLRSLAVARQEVPEKSKESAGGPWQFVGLLPLFDPPRHDSAETIRRALNLGVNVKMITGDQLAIAKETGRRLGMGTNMYPSASLLGQDKDSAIASLPVEELIEKADGFAGVFPEHKYEIVKKLQERKHIVGMTGDGVNDAPALKKADIGIAVADATDAARGASDIVLTEPGLSVIISAVLTSRAIFQRMKNYTIYAVSITIRIVFGFMLIALIWKYDFSAFMVLIIAILNDGTIMTISKDRVKPSPMPDSWKLNEIFATGVVLGGYQALMTVIFFWAMHDTSFFTDKFGVKDIRESDEEMMSALYLQVSIISQALIFVTRSRSWSFVERPGALLMIAFLIAQLVATLIAVYAEWTFARVKGCGWGWAGVIWIFSIVTYFPLDIMKFAIRYILSGKAWNNLLDNKTAFTTKKDYGKEEREAQWALAQRTLHGLQPPEASNLFNEKNSYRELSEIAEQAKRRAEMARLRELHTLKGHVESVVKLKGLDIETIQQHYTV
- the LOC107025744 gene encoding plasma membrane ATPase 4 isoform X2, whose amino-acid sequence is MAKAISLEEIKNETVDLEKIPIEEVFEQLKCSREGLTSDEGANRLQIFGPNKLEEKKESKILKFLGFMWNPLSWVMEMAAIMAIALANGDGKPPDWQDFVGIVCLLVINSTISFIEENNAGNAAAALMAGLAPKTKVLRDGRWSEQEAAILVPGDIISVKLGDIVPADARLLEGDPLKIDQSALTGESLPVTKNPGDEVFSGSTCKQGELEAVVIATGVHTFFGKAAHLVDSTNNVGHFQKVLTAIGNFCICSIAIGMLVEIIVMYPIQHRKYRDGIDNLLVLLIGGIPIAMPTVLSVTMAIGSHRLSQQGAITKRMTAIEEMAGMDVLCSDKTGTLTLNKLSVDRSLVEVFTKGVDKEYVLLLAARASRVENQDAIDACMVGMLADPKEARAGIREVHFLPFNPVDKRTALTYIDSNGNWHRASKGAPEQILDLCNCKEDVRRKVHAMIDKYAERGLRSLAVARQEVPEKSKESAGGPWQFVGLLPLFDPPRHDSAETIRRALNLGVNVKMITGDQLAIAKETGRRLGMGTNMYPSASLLGQDKDSAIASLPVEELIEKADGFAGVFPEHKYEIVKKLQERKHIVGMTGDGVNDAPALKKADIGIAVADATDAARGASDIVLTEPGLSVIISAVLTSRAIFQRMKNYTIYAVSITIRIVFGFMLIALIWKYDFSAFMVLIIAILNDGTIMTISKDRVKPSPMPDSWKLNEIFATGVVLGGYQALMTVIFFWAMHDTSFFTDKFGVKDIRESDEEMMSALYLQVSIISQALIFVTRSRSWSFVERPGALLMIAFLIAQLVSCCTWSASIIDISFVVHD